One Triticum dicoccoides isolate Atlit2015 ecotype Zavitan chromosome 5B, WEW_v2.0, whole genome shotgun sequence genomic window carries:
- the LOC119311877 gene encoding cyclic nucleotide-gated ion channel 2-like produces MPPSLSSLRSFFTSTLGLGSGGAEHSGDEESQAGGGPVPSGGSRPVAGPPGECYACTQPGVPAFHSTTCDQVHSPGWDADAGSSLVPVQAQQLRAQPLPGAAAVAAARWLFGPVLDPRSKRVQRWNRWILLGRAAALAVDPLFFYALSIGRAGRPCMYMDAGLAAAVTALRTCADVAHLGHVLVQFRLAYVSRESLVVGCGKLVWDPRAIAAHYARSLKGLWFDLFVILPIPQIIFWLVIPKLIREEQVKVIMTILLLIFVLQFLPKVYHSIYIMRKMQKVTGYIFGTVWWGFGLNLFAYFIASHIAGGCWYVLAIQRVASCLQSECEIKNNCNLMSLACSKEMCFHFPWSSDMTALACDTNLTSFSQQNVPDCLSGNGAFAYGIYKGALPVISSNSLAVKILYPIFWGLMTLSTFGNDLEPTSNWLEVIFSIINVLSGLMLFTLLIGNIQVFLHAVLARKRKMQLRFRDMEWWMRRRQLPSRLRQRVRKYERERWAAITGDEEMEMIKDLPEGLRRDIKRYLCLELVKQVPLFHGMDELILDNICDRLRPLVFCGGEKVIREGDPVQRMVFILQGRLRSTQPLTKGVVAECVLGAGSFLGDELLSWCLRRPFVDRLPASSATFECVEAAQAFCLDAPDLRYITEHFRYKFANDKLKRTARYYSSNWRTWAAVNVQLAWRRYRARVMATAVLPPPPAGAAGPEDGDRRLRHYAAMFMSLRPHDHLE; encoded by the exons ATGCCTCCATCGCTCTCCTCCCTCCGCTCCTTCTTCACGAGCACGCTGGGCCTGGGCTCGGGCGGCGCGGAGCACAGCGGGGATGAGGAGTCGCAGGCCGGCGGCGGGCCCGTGCCGTCGGGTGGCAGCCGGCCGGTGGCGGGGCCTCCGGGGGAGTGCTACGCGTGCACGCAGCCCGGGGTGCCGGCGTTCCACTCCACGACGTGCGACCAGGTGCACTCGCCGGGCTGGGACGCCGACGCCGGCTCCTCGCTAGTGCCCGTGCAGGCGCAGCAGCTGCGTGCCCAGCCGCTCCCGGGGGCCGCCGCAGTCGCCGCCGCGCGGTGGCTGTTCGGGCCGGTGCTGGACCCGCGGAGCAAGCGCGTGCAGCGCTGGAACCGCTGGATCCTGCTGGGCCGCGCCGCGGCCCTGGCCGTGGACCCTCTCTTCTTCTACGCGCTCTCCATCGGCCGCGCGGGGCGGCCCTGCATGTACATGGACGCCGggctcgccgccgccgtcaccgcgcTGCGCACCTGCGCCGACGTGGCCCACCTCGGCCACGTCCTCGTCCAGTTCCGCCTCGCCTACGTCTCCCGCGAGTCGCTCGTCGTCGGCTGCGGCAAGCTGGTCTGGGACCCGCGCGCCATCGCCGCGCACTACGCCCGCTCCCTCAAGGGCCTCTGGTTCGACCTCTTCGTCATCCTCCCCATCCCCCAG ATCATCTTCTGGCTGGTTATACCAAAGTTAATCAGAGAAGAGCAAGTTAAAGTTATCATGACGATTCTTCTGCTCATATTCGTATTGCAATTTCTGCCCAAGGTGTACCATAGTATATATATCATGAGGAAAATGCAGAAGGTGACAGGTTACATCTTTGGAACAGTATGGTGGGGATTTGGTCTGAATCTATTTGCCTATTTCATTGCTTCTCAT ATTGCAGGTGGATGTTGGTATGTTCTTGCGATTCAGCGCGTTGCGTCCTGCCTACAATCGGAATGCGAGATAAAAAACAACTGCAATTTGATGTCACTGGCTTGCTCTAAGGAGATGTGCTTTCACTTTCCTTGGTCATCAGACATGACCGCATTGGCATGCGATACGAACTTAACTTCTTTCAGTCAACAAAATGTGCCGGACTGTCTAAGTGGCAATGGCGCCTTTGCTTATGGGATCTACAAGGGAGCCCTTCCTGTTATCTCCAGCAATTCACTTGCTGTCAAAATTCTCTATCCCATATTCTGGGGCCTCATGACCCTCAG TACTTTTGGCAATGATCTTGAGCCGACGAGCAATTGGCTTGAGGTGATATTCAGCATCATCAATGTACTCAGTGGGCTGATGCTCTTCACGCTACTGATCGGAAACATACAG GTATTCTTGCACGCCGTGCTGGCGAGGAAGCGGAAGATGCAGCTGCGGTTCCGGGACATGGAGTGGTGGATGAGGCGGCGGCAGCTGCCGTCCCGGCTGCGGCAGCGGGTCCGCAAGTACGAGCGCGAGCGGTGGGCGGCCATCACCGGCGACGAGGAGATGGAGATGATCAAGGACCTGCCGGAGGGCCTGCGGCGGGACATCAAGCGGTACCTCTGCCTGGAGCTGGTGAAGCAGGTGCCGCTGTTCCACGGCATGGACGAGCTGATCCTGGACAACATCTGCGACCGGCTCCGGCCGCTGGTGTTCTGCGGCGGCGAGAAGGTGATCCGGGAGGGCGACCCGGTGCAGCGCATGGTGTTCATCCTGCAGGGGCGGCTGCGGAGCACGCAGCCGCTGACCAAGGGCGTGGTGGCGGAGTGCGTGCTGGGGGCCGGGAGCTTCCTGGGCGACGAGCTGCTGTCGTGGTGCCTGCGCCGGCCGTTCGTGGACCGGCTGCCGGCGTCGTCGGCCACGTTCGAGTGCGTGGAGGCGGCGCAGGCCTTCTGCCTCGACGCGCCGGACCTGCGGTACATCACGGAGCACTTCCGGTACAAGTTCGCCAACGACAAGCTCAAGCGCACGGCGCGCTACTACTCGTCCAACTGGCGGACGTGGGCGGCCGTCAACGTGCAGCTCGCGTGGCGGCGGTACAGGGCGAGGGTGATGGCGACGGCggtgctcccgccgccgccggccggcgcGGCGGGGCCCGAGGACGGGGACCGCCGGCTGCGCCATTACGCGGCCATGTTCATGTCGCTCAGGCCGCACGACCACCTCGAGTAG